The genomic region TGGCTTCGAGGACGGCTGCGCGTACGGCGAGCCGGTCGAGCAGGTCGAGAGCGACTGACTCCGCCCCGAGCGCCCGTAGCCGCTCGGCGTTTCCGGGCGACCGGACGGTGCCGATCACCTCGTGACCTTGGTCGATGAGCTGTGGGACGAGCCGGGTGCCGATGGCACCGCTCGCCCCTGCAACGAGAACGCGCATCGTGGGCTCCTTTTCGGTAGTGCTTGTCACATCGGTCGGGCGTGGCGGGTCACTCCATTGACACCTGGCGACAGGAGGATGTGACCGATGGACGAGAGCGAGTGGCTGGCGGAGCGCTTCGAGGAGCACCGGACCCATCTCCGCGCGGTGGCCTATCGGATGCTCGGCTCGCTCAGCGAGGCCGATGACGCCGTACAGGACGCGTGGTTACGCCTCGACCGGGCCGGGGCCGACGACGTGGAGAACCTCGGCGGGTGGCTGACGACCGTCGTCGCCCGGGTCTGCCTGAACATGCTGCGCTCGCGCAACGTCCGACGCGAGGAGTCATTCGGGGTGCACGTCCCCGACCCGGTCGTCAGTGCGGAGGGCGACCGTCAACCGGAGCAGGAGGCGCTGCTGGCCGATTTCGTGGGCCTCGCGCTCCTCGTCGTACTCGACACCCTGGCGCCGGCGGAGCGGCTGGCGTTCGTGCTGCACGACATGTTCGACCTGCCGTTCGAGGAGATCGCCCCCATGGTCGGTCGTACGCCCGCGGCGGCGCGGCAGCTGGCCAGCCGGGCCCGGCGCCGGGTCAAGGGTGCCGAGGTGCCGGCGCCCGGCCCGGACCTCGTGCGTCAACGAGCGCTGGTCGACGCCTTCTTCTCGGCGGCGCGCGGGGGAGACTTCGACGCGCTCGTCACCGTGCTCGACGCGGACGCCGTGCTCCGCATCGACGCCGGGGCCGAGTTCCCGGCCGGCTCGATGGTGGTCGACGGTGCCGAGGCCGTCGCCCGGCAGACACTGACCGGCCTCGCCTCGACCCTCGCACGCCCAGCCATCGAGCTGCATCCCGCGCTGGTGAACGGTGTGCCCGGAGTGGTGGTGACCCTGCGCGGGCGGCCGATGACGGTTATCGGATTCACCATTGCCGCGGGTCGTATCGCCGAGATC from Mycobacteriales bacterium harbors:
- the sigJ gene encoding RNA polymerase sigma factor SigJ, whose amino-acid sequence is MDESEWLAERFEEHRTHLRAVAYRMLGSLSEADDAVQDAWLRLDRAGADDVENLGGWLTTVVARVCLNMLRSRNVRREESFGVHVPDPVVSAEGDRQPEQEALLADFVGLALLVVLDTLAPAERLAFVLHDMFDLPFEEIAPMVGRTPAAARQLASRARRRVKGAEVPAPGPDLVRQRALVDAFFSAARGGDFDALVTVLDADAVLRIDAGAEFPAGSMVVDGAEAVARQTLTGLASTLARPAIELHPALVNGVPGVVVTLRGRPMTVIGFTIAAGRIAEIDAIADPERVRRIAAAVLEDN